Proteins encoded together in one Streptomyces roseifaciens window:
- a CDS encoding proline iminopeptidase-family hydrolase — MSSDPSAKGTVPFGEYRTWYRITGELRAGRPAVVAVHGGPGSTHDYLLGLTALADAGWPVVHYDQLGNGGSTHLPDRGADFWTPELFLAELDNLLERLGIAGDYVLFGQSWGGLLSARHASARPSGLRGLVIANSPASYPLWLGEMEVLRSQLPPGVDETLRRHEAAGTTDSDEYFTAMRVFYDRHVCRALPWPRDFLSSFMEIYNDPTVYYTMNGPNEFHVIGTLKDWSVIDGLDAIEAPTLLVNGRYDEATAVTMQPFHDRIPDVRWEVFENSSHVPHLEEPERFTEVLTGFLKSL, encoded by the coding sequence GTGTCCTCGGACCCCAGCGCAAAGGGAACGGTCCCTTTCGGGGAGTACCGGACCTGGTACCGGATCACCGGTGAACTCCGTGCGGGCCGGCCGGCCGTCGTCGCCGTGCACGGCGGCCCGGGCAGTACGCACGACTACCTGCTGGGCCTCACGGCCCTCGCCGACGCCGGCTGGCCGGTCGTCCACTACGACCAGCTCGGCAACGGCGGATCGACGCACCTGCCCGACCGCGGCGCGGACTTCTGGACCCCCGAGCTCTTCCTCGCCGAGCTGGACAACCTGCTGGAGCGCCTCGGTATCGCCGGCGACTACGTGCTGTTCGGCCAGTCGTGGGGCGGGTTGCTCTCCGCCCGGCACGCCTCGGCCCGCCCCTCCGGCCTGCGCGGTCTCGTCATCGCCAACTCGCCCGCCTCGTATCCCCTGTGGCTCGGCGAGATGGAGGTGCTGCGGTCGCAACTCCCGCCGGGCGTGGACGAGACGCTGCGGCGCCACGAGGCGGCCGGCACGACCGACTCGGACGAGTACTTCACCGCGATGCGCGTCTTCTACGACCGGCACGTGTGCCGGGCCCTGCCGTGGCCGCGGGACTTCCTCTCCTCCTTCATGGAGATCTACAACGACCCGACCGTGTACTACACGATGAACGGGCCGAACGAATTCCATGTGATCGGCACCCTGAAGGACTGGTCGGTCATCGACGGCCTGGACGCGATCGAAGCGCCGACCCTGCTCGTCAACGGCCGTTACGACGAGGCGACGGCGGTGACGATGCAGCCGTTCCACGACCGCATTCCGGACGTGCGCTGGGAGGTCTTCGAGAATTCGAGTCACGTGCCGCACCTGGAGGAGCCGGAACGGTTCACCGAGGTGCTGACCGGATTCCTGAAGAGCCTGTAG
- a CDS encoding ACP S-malonyltransferase, which translates to MADQTHNTAVVFPGMGPSAFTDVGRFMVVNPFARELVAVADDVLGYSLVDEFREADGDYSEAAQVAFLVNCLASAEWARQNLGIEPALCAGPSFGEKAAIAFSGALPVAEAIRMTAELARCMDEYFRHEHRDIVTLSFVRTPRERLDEILADLDEQGEWHDISCFIDDDFFMLSLAEGRVAWLQERLRAVGGMSLYTMRPPMHSAAFAGLRAKAEREVVSTLDFADPELPVVADQDGTLLHSADGIRTMLLDSFTRPLNWPAVVTALKEAGVGRVCVAGPDSLFGRVGRTTDNFEVIPANPRLAMTPRRRAGAA; encoded by the coding sequence ATGGCCGACCAGACACACAACACCGCCGTCGTCTTTCCCGGCATGGGCCCGTCCGCGTTCACCGACGTCGGCCGGTTCATGGTGGTGAACCCGTTCGCCCGCGAACTCGTCGCCGTCGCCGACGACGTGCTCGGCTATTCCCTGGTCGACGAATTCCGCGAGGCCGACGGGGACTATTCCGAGGCGGCGCAGGTCGCCTTCCTCGTGAACTGTCTCGCCTCCGCCGAATGGGCGCGGCAGAACCTGGGGATCGAGCCCGCCCTCTGCGCCGGGCCGAGCTTCGGCGAGAAGGCGGCGATCGCCTTCTCCGGGGCGCTGCCGGTGGCCGAGGCGATACGGATGACCGCCGAGCTGGCCCGCTGCATGGACGAGTACTTCCGGCACGAGCACCGCGACATCGTCACGCTCTCCTTCGTGCGCACCCCGCGCGAGCGGCTCGACGAGATCCTCGCCGACCTGGACGAGCAGGGCGAGTGGCACGACATCTCCTGCTTCATCGACGACGACTTCTTCATGCTCTCGCTGGCCGAGGGCCGGGTCGCCTGGTTGCAGGAGCGGCTGCGCGCCGTCGGCGGGATGTCGCTGTACACGATGCGGCCGCCCATGCACTCGGCCGCCTTCGCGGGGCTGCGCGCCAAGGCCGAGCGGGAGGTGGTGTCCACCCTGGACTTCGCCGACCCGGAGCTGCCGGTCGTCGCCGACCAGGACGGCACTCTCCTGCACTCGGCCGACGGCATCCGCACGATGCTGCTGGACAGCTTCACCCGCCCGCTGAACTGGCCGGCGGTCGTGACCGCCCTCAAGGAGGCCGGTGTCGGGCGGGTCTGCGTCGCGGGCCCGGACAGCCTCTTCGGCCGGGTCGGCCGCACGACGGACAACTTCGAGGTCATCCCGGCCAATCCGCGGCTGGCGATGACACCACGGCGCCGTGCCGGCGCCGCCTGA
- a CDS encoding acyl carrier protein: MWDDQFEQLLRKFLPFLAPDEPLESGTALRDLGLDSLGVVELLGNLESTYDVRFLDGALAMENFENPGILWKTVESMLAGTAA; this comes from the coding sequence ATGTGGGACGACCAGTTCGAACAGCTGCTGCGCAAGTTCCTGCCGTTCCTGGCACCGGACGAGCCCCTGGAGAGCGGCACCGCCCTGCGCGACCTGGGGCTGGACTCCCTGGGCGTGGTCGAGCTGCTCGGGAACCTGGAGAGCACCTATGACGTGCGGTTCCTCGACGGCGCGCTGGCCATGGAGAACTTCGAGAACCCCGGCATCCTCTGGAAGACCGTGGAGAGCATGCTGGCCGGCACCGCCGCGTAG
- a CDS encoding AMP-binding protein, translating to MNDTTDAALTGRFLRGLALSPDRPAVRAGGAALTYRELHERALALAGSLLSGLPERPRAIGVLAGKGLSAYPAVLAGLYTGITTVPLQPAFPALRTRQMTEASGVGALIADDDALPALTALREAGTELPVLFPPGGQPMPAVPYDPAAALVSPQPVRASDVAYVLFTSGSTGRPKGVPVTHANTAHYFGLLDERYDFGPGDVFSQNFDLNFDCGMFDLFCAWGAGATLTVPPPQAFRDMPAFAAAEGLTVWFSTPSAIALIRRMGGLRPGAMPSLRWSFFAGEALNCQDAEDWQAAAPGAFLENLYGPTELTITVSAHRWSAGRGLHGVVPIGAVHAGHGVLLLGPDGAERTDEGELCIAGPQLTPGYLDPSDDTGRFFHRDGRRWYRTGDRVRRADDGGLLYLGRQDAQVQVHGVRVELAEVDAAVRSCTGVEDAVTVAVAAGHTSELVVFYTGSAVPQVQLARELRSVLPLAIVPKKYVHLAEFPLNPNRKIDRKKLALRAAPAAG from the coding sequence ATGAACGACACCACGGACGCCGCGCTGACCGGCCGCTTCCTGCGAGGCCTGGCCCTGTCGCCGGACCGCCCCGCGGTCCGGGCCGGCGGAGCCGCGCTGACCTACCGGGAGCTGCACGAGCGCGCGCTGGCGCTGGCGGGCTCGCTGCTGTCCGGGCTGCCGGAGCGGCCGCGGGCGATCGGCGTGCTGGCGGGCAAGGGCCTCTCCGCGTACCCGGCGGTCCTCGCCGGCCTGTACACGGGGATCACCACGGTCCCGCTGCAGCCCGCCTTCCCCGCGCTGCGCACCCGGCAGATGACCGAGGCGAGCGGCGTCGGCGCACTGATCGCGGACGACGACGCGCTGCCCGCGCTCACGGCGCTGCGGGAGGCCGGCACCGAGCTGCCGGTGCTGTTCCCTCCCGGGGGGCAGCCGATGCCGGCCGTGCCGTACGACCCGGCCGCCGCGTTGGTGTCGCCGCAGCCGGTGCGGGCGTCGGACGTCGCGTACGTCCTGTTCACCTCCGGCTCGACCGGCAGGCCGAAGGGCGTGCCGGTCACGCACGCCAACACCGCGCACTACTTCGGCCTGCTCGACGAGCGCTACGACTTCGGGCCCGGCGACGTCTTCTCGCAGAACTTCGACCTCAACTTCGACTGCGGGATGTTCGACCTGTTCTGTGCCTGGGGGGCCGGCGCGACCCTGACCGTCCCGCCGCCGCAGGCGTTCCGGGACATGCCGGCGTTCGCCGCCGCGGAAGGGCTGACCGTCTGGTTCTCCACGCCCAGCGCCATCGCCCTGATCCGGCGCATGGGCGGGCTGCGGCCGGGGGCGATGCCGTCCCTGCGGTGGAGCTTCTTCGCGGGGGAGGCGCTGAACTGCCAGGACGCCGAGGACTGGCAGGCGGCGGCGCCGGGCGCGTTCCTGGAGAACCTCTACGGCCCGACCGAGCTGACCATCACGGTCTCCGCCCACCGGTGGTCCGCCGGGCGGGGGCTGCACGGCGTCGTGCCGATCGGCGCGGTGCACGCCGGGCACGGCGTGCTGCTGCTGGGCCCGGACGGCGCGGAGCGCACGGACGAAGGGGAGCTCTGTATCGCCGGGCCCCAGCTGACGCCCGGCTATCTCGACCCCTCCGACGACACCGGCCGCTTCTTCCACCGGGACGGCCGGCGCTGGTACCGCACCGGCGACCGCGTCCGCCGGGCGGACGACGGCGGACTGCTCTACCTGGGGCGGCAGGACGCCCAGGTCCAGGTGCACGGCGTGCGCGTGGAGCTGGCCGAGGTGGACGCCGCCGTGCGCTCCTGCACCGGCGTGGAGGACGCCGTCACCGTGGCGGTCGCGGCGGGCCACACCTCCGAACTGGTGGTCTTCTACACCGGATCGGCCGTGCCGCAGGTGCAGCTGGCCCGCGAGCTGCGGAGCGTGCTGCCCCTGGCGATCGTCCCGAAGAAGTACGTGCACCTGGCGGAATTCCCGCTGAACCCGAACCGGAAGATCGACCGCAAGAAGCTCGCCCTCCGGGCCGCGCCCGCAGCCGGCTGA
- a CDS encoding AMP-binding protein, protein MNRNSTSDTRPPALVHALLDEATADTAPDATAVGDGAGRWTYRELTAYSHAVDAWLEARGIGHGDRVLVQVPSTRELVALFYGTSRRGAVFVSLNPGMKDFHLRSVLANAEPRLVIAADAAAERIAEFSPAPVVGTEEFWSGVAALHERGARASGPVEVSAEDVAALVYTSGSTAAPKAVVCPHGPMLFASHAIHLELGYRPDDVVFCRFPISWDYGLYKILLAALGRSELVLADGESDLVLLKRIRESGATVVPIVPSLATMILTLAEREPAPEGTSRVRMFTNTGAALPRPTADALRAAFPGAEVVRQFGQTECKRISVLPPAFEDSKRESVGRPLPGTRVFVLDEDGAELPTGETGEIVVEGPHVMPGYWRAPELTARTFRENPVTGARRLHTGDYGHVDEDGFLYYEGRRDDVFKRKGVRMSTTEIEAAAMDVPGVRAAAVLPPSGDRDLAVCVEGDVASHTVLRELARRLEPAKVPGLCKVVEDLPLTLHGKHERKQLALLFEGNDR, encoded by the coding sequence GTGAACCGTAATTCGACATCGGATACCCGTCCGCCCGCGCTGGTCCACGCGCTGCTGGACGAGGCCACGGCGGACACCGCCCCCGACGCCACGGCGGTCGGGGACGGAGCCGGGCGCTGGACGTACCGGGAGCTCACCGCGTACAGCCACGCGGTAGACGCCTGGCTGGAAGCCCGCGGCATCGGCCACGGCGACCGGGTGCTCGTGCAGGTGCCCAGCACCCGCGAACTGGTCGCCCTGTTCTACGGGACCTCGCGGCGCGGCGCGGTGTTCGTGTCGCTGAACCCGGGGATGAAGGACTTCCACCTCCGCTCGGTGCTCGCCAACGCCGAACCCCGGCTGGTGATCGCGGCCGACGCGGCCGCGGAGCGGATCGCGGAGTTCTCCCCGGCCCCGGTCGTCGGGACGGAGGAGTTCTGGAGCGGGGTCGCCGCCCTGCACGAGCGGGGAGCGCGGGCCTCGGGCCCGGTCGAGGTGTCCGCCGAGGACGTCGCGGCGCTGGTGTACACCTCCGGCAGCACCGCCGCGCCGAAGGCGGTCGTCTGCCCGCACGGGCCCATGCTCTTCGCCTCGCACGCGATCCACCTCGAACTCGGCTACCGCCCCGACGACGTGGTGTTCTGCCGCTTCCCGATCTCCTGGGACTACGGGCTGTACAAGATCCTCCTGGCCGCCCTCGGCCGGTCCGAGCTGGTGCTCGCCGACGGTGAGTCGGACCTGGTGCTGCTCAAGCGCATCCGGGAGTCGGGGGCGACGGTGGTGCCCATCGTGCCGTCCCTCGCCACCATGATCCTGACGCTGGCCGAGCGCGAGCCCGCGCCGGAGGGGACCTCCCGGGTGCGGATGTTCACCAACACCGGGGCCGCGCTGCCGAGGCCGACGGCCGACGCCCTGCGCGCGGCGTTCCCCGGCGCCGAGGTGGTACGCCAGTTCGGCCAGACCGAGTGCAAGCGCATCTCCGTCCTGCCGCCGGCGTTCGAGGACAGCAAGCGCGAGTCGGTCGGCCGGCCCCTGCCGGGCACGAGGGTGTTCGTCCTCGACGAGGACGGGGCCGAGCTCCCCACGGGAGAGACGGGCGAGATCGTGGTCGAGGGCCCGCACGTGATGCCCGGCTACTGGCGGGCGCCGGAGCTCACCGCCCGCACGTTCCGGGAGAACCCGGTCACCGGTGCCCGGCGGCTGCACACCGGCGACTACGGGCACGTGGACGAGGACGGCTTCCTCTACTACGAGGGCCGCCGCGACGACGTGTTCAAGCGCAAGGGCGTGCGCATGAGCACCACCGAGATCGAGGCCGCCGCGATGGACGTCCCCGGCGTCCGCGCCGCCGCCGTCCTGCCGCCCAGCGGGGACCGCGACCTCGCGGTGTGCGTCGAGGGCGACGTGGCCTCGCACACCGTCCTGCGCGAGCTGGCCCGCCGGCTGGAGCCCGCCAAGGTCCCCGGCCTCTGCAAGGTCGTCGAGGACCTGCCCCTGACCCTGCACGGAAAGCACGAGCGCAAGCAGCTCGCACTGCTGTTTGAAGGGAACGACCGGTGA
- a CDS encoding decarboxylase, with product MTGYTELAERFGTPAYVYDLDRIAAAKRDLFAALPEEAHLFYAVKANPHPELVREMCAGTGRGCRAEISSVGELAAVLAAGASTADVLYTGPGKTEGELTEALKEGVRLFSVESLGDLRRIGEAAGRLGVVADCLLRVNSASASASTSIRMTGVPSQFGFDSETLPGLRDELTAVPGTRVAGAHFFPLSNAKDEASLIAEFRHTIGVAAGLQEELGVRFRFVDIGGGFAAPYAVTGERPVYGELRAALTETLDAHFPGWREGAPRIAFESGRYLVGDSGTLLAGVVNLKESRGRRFAILDGGINTFGGMSGLGRILPVSVELHGPQAPAEQVASLVGPLCTPGDILGRDIPLPALAPGDVVAVPNAGAYGPTASLLMFLGRPAPVEIVVRGDDVVSASRIEHTRAYAHGRGEL from the coding sequence GTGACCGGTTACACCGAGCTCGCCGAGCGCTTCGGCACCCCCGCCTACGTCTACGACCTCGACCGCATCGCCGCGGCGAAGCGCGACCTCTTCGCCGCCCTGCCCGAGGAGGCCCACCTCTTCTACGCCGTGAAGGCGAACCCGCACCCGGAGCTCGTCCGCGAGATGTGCGCCGGCACCGGGCGCGGCTGCCGGGCGGAGATCAGCTCCGTCGGCGAGCTCGCCGCCGTGCTCGCCGCGGGGGCCTCCACGGCGGACGTCCTCTACACCGGGCCCGGCAAGACCGAGGGTGAACTGACCGAGGCGCTCAAGGAAGGCGTGCGGCTGTTCTCCGTCGAGTCCCTCGGCGACCTGCGGCGCATCGGGGAGGCCGCCGGCCGGCTCGGCGTCGTCGCCGACTGCCTGCTGCGGGTCAACAGCGCCTCCGCGAGCGCCTCGACCAGCATCCGGATGACCGGCGTCCCCTCCCAGTTCGGCTTCGACAGCGAGACGCTGCCCGGCCTCCGGGACGAGCTCACGGCCGTGCCCGGGACCCGGGTCGCGGGCGCCCACTTCTTCCCGCTCAGCAACGCCAAGGACGAGGCGAGCCTGATCGCCGAGTTCCGCCACACCATCGGGGTGGCCGCCGGGCTGCAGGAAGAGCTGGGCGTGCGGTTCCGGTTCGTGGACATCGGCGGCGGCTTCGCGGCCCCGTACGCCGTGACCGGCGAGCGGCCGGTGTACGGCGAGCTGCGCGCCGCCCTGACCGAGACGCTGGACGCGCACTTCCCCGGGTGGCGCGAGGGCGCCCCGCGCATCGCCTTCGAGTCCGGGCGGTACCTCGTGGGCGACAGCGGCACGCTGCTCGCCGGGGTGGTCAACCTCAAGGAGAGCCGCGGCCGGCGCTTCGCGATCCTGGACGGCGGCATCAACACCTTCGGCGGGATGTCCGGTCTCGGGCGGATCCTGCCGGTGTCCGTGGAGCTCCACGGGCCGCAGGCGCCGGCCGAGCAGGTCGCCAGCCTCGTCGGCCCGCTGTGCACCCCCGGGGACATCCTCGGCCGTGACATCCCGCTGCCGGCGCTCGCGCCCGGGGACGTCGTCGCCGTGCCCAACGCGGGCGCCTACGGCCCCACCGCGAGCCTGCTGATGTTCCTGGGCAGGCCGGCCCCGGTCGAGATCGTCGTGCGCGGCGACGACGTCGTGTCGGCCTCCCGGATCGAGCACACCCGCGCGTACGCGCACGGCCGGGGGGAGCTGTGA
- a CDS encoding cobalamin B12-binding domain-containing protein — protein MSSPATRGAGAADPAGDRAPARRDATVVVTGVTSDSHTWNLVFLQLLLEELGFGVVNLGPCVPEELVVSECLARRPALLVVSSVNGHGYRDGMRLISRLRRQPGLSSVPAVIGGKLGIAGAQSTEQLGALVTAGYDAVFDDGTEGIASFRRLLDALPQRALA, from the coding sequence GTGAGCTCCCCGGCCACGAGGGGGGCGGGGGCTGCGGATCCCGCCGGGGACCGGGCCCCCGCCCGGCGGGACGCCACCGTCGTCGTCACGGGCGTGACCTCCGACTCGCACACCTGGAACCTGGTCTTCCTGCAACTGCTGCTGGAGGAGCTCGGCTTCGGCGTCGTCAACCTCGGCCCCTGCGTGCCCGAGGAGCTGGTCGTCTCCGAGTGCCTCGCCCGCCGGCCCGCGCTGCTCGTGGTGAGCAGCGTCAACGGCCACGGCTACCGGGACGGGATGCGGCTGATCAGCCGGCTGCGCCGGCAGCCCGGGCTGAGCTCCGTGCCGGCGGTCATCGGCGGCAAGCTGGGCATCGCCGGGGCCCAGAGCACCGAGCAGCTCGGCGCCCTGGTCACCGCCGGGTACGACGCCGTCTTCGACGACGGCACCGAGGGGATCGCCTCCTTCCGGCGGCTGCTCGACGCGCTCCCGCAGCGGGCGCTGGCGTGA